A part of Cotesia glomerata isolate CgM1 linkage group LG4, MPM_Cglom_v2.3, whole genome shotgun sequence genomic DNA contains:
- the LOC123264333 gene encoding odorant receptor 30a-like codes for MLDDIRIFVKTSNKSTKKLFNDYINRYVIVVILINVFSVPSIFSMIFGPIFLPQLFPLVDIYPFEFQKFTILYYFLFFTQVVAVYQLLINTMVIFNSVVLLTYIVTEFKVLFNEFKKVIKKYEDGQLNVFIKKHIQCIEYAENLNYMLRFMILRCFVTVIVTVIFAAIPILFYTKIFEMIRGIAIVITSLMCVLAFTFPADDLYEMGEEIAHAVYDSNWIGTSLSLQKSVIIIMCRSQKPLVIKVDGILPALTCKFYASFLSMTMSYFTTLRAFVESQ; via the exons ATGTTGGATGACATAAGGATCTTTGTAAAAACTTCCAATAAGTCGACAAAGAAATTGTTTAACGATTACATAAATCGCTATGTGATAGTCGTGATACTAATAAACGTATTTTCAGTTCCGTCGATATTTTCCATGATTTTCGGACCAATATTTCTTCCGCAGCTCTTTCCGCTGGTTGACATCTATCCTTTTGAATTCCAAAAGTTCACAATTTTGTATTACTTCCTATTTTTCACGCAAGTGGTCGCTGTTTATCAGCTGTTAATTAATACTATGGTTATTTTTAACTCTGTCGTGTTGTTGACTTACATTGTTACGGAGTTCAAGGTTTTGTTCAATgaattcaaaaaagttatcaaGAAATACGAGGATGGACAGCTTAATGTCTTCATTAAGAAACATATTCAGTGTATAGA ATACGCCGAAAATTTGAACTATATGTTACGATTCATGATACTGAGATGCTTTGTAACAGTTATAGTAACTGTTATATTCGCTGCGATACCTATTTTATTc tatactaaaatttttgaaatgatCCGAGGAATTGCTATTGTTATCACGTCGTTAATGTGTGTTTTGGCGTTTACTTTTCCTGCTGATGATTTGTATGAGATG gGAGAAGAAATAGCACACGCAGTTTATGATTCAAATTGGATCGGAACTTCTTTGTCGCTACAAAAATcggtaattataataatgtgtCGCTCTCAAAAACCTCTTGTTATTAAAGTTGACGGAATATTACCTGCACTTACTTGCAAATTTTATGCCTCG tttTTGTCAATGACTATGTCATATTTCACAACATTAAGAGCTTTTGTAGAAAGTCAATaa